The genomic segment CCAGGAAGTGAAGACAAGCAGGCAGACGACTTTCCCCAGGACACCTCCCAGCTCATCCCACTCCTCTGCATCTCTCCTGTGCACATGCCACACGGACGACATCTGCTGGCACCCTAGGTTGTAGCTGCAGAGGGGGACTGGTGGCTCCCAAATTTGTTTTAGCCACTTTGTCTCTTTCACTCACTCCCGTCATGCAATCTAGTCAGAACAGCACCCCTGGGGCATGGGTCCTCAGTCTAAGCTGAGGGAAGACTCTTATCTAGGGGAGTCCAGAGGTAGTAACTCCGGTTTTCTGCTAGTGCTTTGTTTATTACTAAGGACATTCTGGagtggggggtagggaggagCCATGCTAAAGCGTGACCAATGAGGGGAGGCAAGAGAGCCTATTTGGTTCCCCCAGCAGCCCTGTGCTATTCGGTAGTCAGGTGACTGAGTGGGGGGCTCCAGTCGTTCCAGTGGAAGATGAATGCATGGTGATTCAAACAAACATTTCCTCCCTAACCCCAGAAAAGCTGGCTCTAGAAGATTGGGATCAATACTGAATATTTACATGttgcatttacttttttaaaaaagtgtatctatataaaataatacaaaacaaataCCCCACTGGGGTTGTAGTGGCGGGTGAACTATTCCCACATGTGGTCATCACAAAACAAGCCACTCTTCACACCAACGTGGGATGAGCTCCCTGCTGTGTGTTTTAGAATCCCTCCCCGGCTTGTTGTCTCGTGACAGTGAACTGTCTCTTGATCACGTCCAGGGCCACAGTTTTTTCATTGTGTCTAAGTCCTGAATCATGTTCCGGTTGCGTGGCCCTGCCACTTGGGCCCAGTAAGCATTTTGAAGCGTAACTACTAAATCTTTTTTCCAGATCAGTATAATAAAGGAGTGatgtacaataaaaaataaacaaggaaagaCATATATAACCTTtctagactgaatcatgaagaactggaaaatctaaatagaccaatcagcAGTAAGTacattgaaacaaccatcaaaatcttccccaaaaaacaaaagtccaggcttcaccagtgaattctcaCAAACGGTCAAAGAAGATTTAGAACCTGTCACtgtcaaactcttccaaaaaattgaagaagaggcaatacttcctaacacattctataAGGCCAATATAACCccgataccaaaacctggcaaagataatgcaaaaaaaggaaactacAGACCAACATCTCTAATgattacagatgcaaaaatcctaaaaatactggcaaatcaaatacaatagtacatccaaaaaataatacatcacgatcaagtggggttcattccagggtctcaaggatggttcaacatatgcaaaacAATCAACGTAatacacattaacaaaagaaagaataattatcATATGaccttatcaatagatgcagaaaagcatttgataagatacatcatttatgattaaaacattcaataaaataggagttgaaggaaagtacctcaacataataaaggccatatacgaTAAAACCTCAGCTactatcatactcaatggtgaaaaatttaaagcttttcctctaagatcaggaacaagacaaggatgtccacgctcaccacttttattcaccactagctttcccgttgcaggaaaaatcctgcaataggatttcctgctgcactctaccccgcctccgctccgcccttgtcacctgccccgccttctcggccagcccgcccgcgtttcccttcgcccccggccccgcctccgccccgcccttctcctcctccccccaccccccgcttgcttgcttcttcgaagctttactcccttctgcagctcttggcttctttggacgctgtcttgatatgcaaattagccgccatctttgttggggtaatttgcatactcatcctgattggttggtgggcgtggcttggctggtgggcgtggcttaggtgtagcgaaggtgcggtcaatttgcatatttgtctattattagattagatagtgctgaaagtcctagccagagcaataaggtaagagaaagaaataaaaagcatccaaatagcaaaggaagaagtcaaactgtcactttttgcggATGATATGATTccgtacatagaaaatcctagaGACTCCAACCAAAAacctattagaaacaataaacaaatacagtcaagttgcaggatacaaaatcaacgtGCAAAAATCCactgccttcctgtatactaacaacaaaaattcagaaaaaggaatgaaaaaacaaaacaaaaaaacccccaacaaACCCAATTCCTTTTataattgcaaccaaaagaataaagtccctaggaataaacttaacaaagaatgtgacttatatattgaaaattacaAAGCGTTATTTAAAagcaattgaaaaagacacaacaaaatagaaagatattctgtgttcatggatggGAAGAATCAACAAAAATGGCCATATtgcccaaagcaatatacagatttaatgcaatccccatcaaaatcccaatgtcattttttaaagaagtagaatgagaaatcatcagatttgtatggaaccacaaaaaaccccaaagagccaaagcagtcctgagaaaaaagaacaaagctggaggtaacacgctacctgacttcaaactatactacagaattacgataatcaaaacagcatggtattggcagagaaacagacagaaatcaatggaacagaatagagagcccagctataaaaccacatgtacaTAGACAGATAATTttcgacaaaggagccagaaacacacaatggagtaaagatagtctcttcaataaatggtgctgggaaaacttgAGAACGGGGGCCTAATACAAGGTGACAGGagatgtgactttgggtggtgggcacacggtgcaatatacagatcttgtaacatagaaacccacacctgaagcctatatgttcatgttgaccaatgtcacaccaaataatttaattaaaaaaaaagttataaatactGATTCTAGGAAAGAAAGTACAAAAAAATCCTCAGTGCCTATGTTACcttggtatatttcattttacttccttttcttaaaaaagtaTCTTAATAATCTTGAACGATGAAGTAAATTAAGAGTGAAACATGGAACCAGACTCTGACTTGTACTCTTTTGTGGTATTAGATAAATTTCCCTAGAAAAAGTGCTCAGTAAGTAATCTGTTTTGCTAATCTACAGAAATGTTACTTCCTCACAAATGCTGACAGCATTCTGCTTGGGCTTATAGATTATAAAATTCCCACCCCATTTACAAAAAACAATCTGGGGAGGGAACTCCAAGTATTTTATTCCTAACTGTCCTGAAAATATAACGTATACTAGAAAGGAAGGATGAGATAGTGTTTTACCTGTGTGTGTTCGTAGGTGTTTCTTTAGTTGAGACACATCCATGAATTTGCGATGGCAGTGGTTGCATTCCGGTAATGAGTGGCCTTGtcgcaacaataaaaaaagtgtCAGTGCGTCTTTCCGCCATCTTGGAGCCCTGGAGGCCTGCTGGGAACAGGACTTCTATAACAACAGATACGTCTGGAAGGCTGTGGGCCAAGGCCATTTTTGCCGGCTATCGGTGGGGTCTCCAGACCCAGAGGTAACACACAGCTCTTCTTAACACGGAAGGTGTTTGTGCTGGAGATGAAACTGAATTCTCTCTGGGGGAGAGATGTGCTTATGTgtgcaaaacaaaacccaacagtGACACCTGCTGGCAAAACCAGAGTGGCCAGTGACAAGGTTCGTGCTAAATTTCAAAGCAACCTTCCTGCTAAGGCCAGTGGACACAGCATCCGTGTAAGGCTGTACCCCTCGGATTTAAACTTAttggaaagtaaataaataaaacggaTTTGttctcttggggaaaaaaaagtgttagTGCATATATGCTCTCCCTGCATTTCTTCAGAGATTTGTGTTACAATTTCCTGAAAGATAACCACTTTAAATATGGTActttaataaaaccacaattatttttaaataaaattggtaaCAGTTAGTATTTCCTCTGCATTTCAATTTACTGCTTCCTAAGAAAGCTGGGACCCTTCCAATCTCCCTAAGTATAATCTCCTTTTTCCCTTGAAGCATTGGTATGACTGTGGCCAATTAATCTCAAATGACACTCCCAACTCCCATTCATTTCTCATGGGTTGTCAGGGAAGAAAAAAGGCCAGTAGGTGGAGCCAGGTTGGAGAGAGTCTGGATGACAGCTATGGGGTGGTGACATTTCTCTCCAGGCACCACTAACGATTAATCCATTGGCACCTCACAGTCAAGCTGCACTTTGGAAAGATACTAATTTGTAGGGTTTCTGTGTGTGGCACCAAAACTatggaataaaaattaaacacaaaccACAAGGTAGAGAGAATAAACATAAGAACATCGAATTTAGATGGCTTTTTCCTAAATACTCATTTCTCTTCTATAATATCAGCCCAatgtttcagaaataatttttatttgcatttctccccCACCAATCCAAATTTTCTCTCACTTGATTGTACCTGTATGAACTCGGTAATGGCTCTTCAGTTGCCTTTTCTGGCTGAAATATTTTCCACACTGATCACAGGTAAAAGACTTCTGTCCTGCCAAATAAAAAACAGAACActaaaacatgcaaaaaaaaaaaaaaactataaagaaCTAGGATGCTCATTAATATGGTAAATGCCATAGTGGGCCCAGGTCCCCATTTTCTACAAATGATACAAGTGACTTGTCTACAAACCCAAATGCCTTCAGAGTCTACCACAGTAACATACATGTGCAAAGGCATGGAAGGCAATAGGGAATGGTGGAGACTGGGGTAGAATTGGAGAATTCAAGTGTCCCCCAAAGGCATCTGAAGTAAAATAATTCCAAGTTCTGGTGGTTAAACAAAACACATCTGCAGCCAGTTTACAACAAGTCCTAGTGAAGGCTCGATGATGTGCAGAACTGTAAACTTCACTCTAACAAAAGCGTAATTGTTGTTCAATGACACCATGTAGGAAATGGCGCCAGCCTGAGAAGAGACTAGTTCGATCACGGTAATGCCCACCCGGGGAGTGGGAGCCTGGTGCCCTCCTGTGCAAGCCCGGCTACCTGAGTGCAGGCTCATGTGCTCCAGCAGCGAGTGCTTGGTGGTGAGAGCCTTGCTGCACACAGTGCAGGTGTATGGCCGCTCGCCTGTGTGAATCCGGCTGTGGACCTGCAGGGAGTGCTTCTGGGTAAAGCCTTTTCCACACTCATTACATTTGAAAGGTCGCTCCCCTAGAATAAGAGCCACAGAAAAGTGGTATAAGCAAGAATCTGCACATCTTTCTGTTCACccgcaaattaaaatgacaagaaagGGATTTCTCTTAGAAGGCACATATCCAAAAGGCCAATGAACTGGAGAAATAATATCAGCAACACGGTTTTGCAAGCTGAAGCTGATGAATCAGATGGCGGTAGTGAGGAATGCTGAGACACAGCCTAATTTTTAAGACAGAGCCTCCCTAAGACTCAGGAATTGGTGGCATCTGTTCTCTCTGAAAATGGGGGTAAGGAGGATAAATGACAGTCTATTTCAAAGGTGGTTAGACCCCTCAGATTCAGTCTCCTACTCCACGGAGCCAGGGGACTGGCCCTCTCCACAAAAGAAGATGGAGACTGTTCTCCGTAGAGGGTAAAGCAAAGGGTCTCTGTACTATGGGGGGGTCTCTGGACTCGAGGTCTCCCAGTCCAGTGGAGTGGGACGACCACAAGGAGAGCAGGTCAAAGTTTATGTTTGAGATGATGAGAcatctcccccccacctcccttttcgCAGGGCTGTTTTCTACAGGCCTTCTTCATACTTGCAGAGTTGCTAGTAGCTTTTAGAAAACCATTATTAcaaaactatgattttttttaaaaaaaatcatcatttaaaGAAGGCCTCCAGTAGTTGAAACAGATgccaaacaagaagaaaaaaggcaACTTGCAGAAAACAGAAACTGCCCAAggtgaagaaaatgttaaaacCTAACCAGTGAGTAAATGTTATTACTAACATGCTCAGAGGTAAGATATTACATTgtgaaacaaacagaaagaacTCTAATACAAAAAAgcatttagagaaaaataagcaCCTAGAAGCAAAAAATGTAAGAgtagaaagacacacacacacacacacacacacacacacacactataggaAGTGGAAATCTCCTCGATGGAAATAGGagaaaaaagataaggaaattaGAGGATGGGTCCAGGAGGTTCAACAATCAAATAACAGGAGTTCCAAAAGGGGAGCAGAGAAAACAGAGAGGAGAAACCATCTATGAAATAATTCCAGGAAACTTTCTGGAACTGAAAGATATGAGTTTACAGAGAGACTCACTCCAACGTGATTCACTGTAAACTTTCTTAATACTGGGCAAAAGGGAAGGTCCTGTGTgctattttccttaaaaaatcttgTAGAACTACTTACTCTTTAAACTATGCTGTATTACAGTTCAACAAGTATTTCTCAAGTGTAGACCTTCTCGTCGATCTTAAAAAACACCAAATCTCCagacaattaaatcagaatctctggggctggggccccGGCACTGGTAGCTTTAGAAGTTCCCTACGTGTTTCTAAGGTGCAGCCAGGTTCAGAACCACAGTGCTGGGTCCTACTGGGTCAGATGACAGCAAGCTGCTGGATGACAGAAGACTTAAGCATCAGTCCCTGTACATAAGCTTACAATTAAGTTAAAGGGTATTTAAGGGGTAACTACAGTCAAATCCAAAGCAGAGTGGGAGTTAGGTGTATGTATAAGAGAGGGTTCAAATGAAGAAGGGATTTCTGGCTAGGGCCACAATGTCCAATACGATGACCATttgaattacttaaaataaaattaaaaattcagttccttagtCACACCACATGTTAAGTGCTCAAAatccacatgtggctagtggccacCACTGTATCTGATGACGATATTCCCATCATCACAGAAGGGTCTCTTGGCCAGTACTGGGCCAGAGGAACCGAAAAGAAGGCATTTACAGCTAACTGGCTGAGTGAGAAAGCTGTCCACACAGACCAAAAGCACAGCTATGGTCAAGATGAGGAATGTTCCAGAGTCAGAAAGCAGATACATCTGGCTCGACTTCAATACCTGAGTATTATAGCCTGGAAGCAACAACTAGaaatctgagttcaaatcccagctctgtcactacATGGGTAacatgggcaagttacttaagcttTCTAAGACTTGGCCtcttcatctgtataatggggataATACAACTCTCTCACAGGACTGTTGTGAGAACTAAATGCAATTATACGTGTAAAGGCTTTATCACAATGCCCATGACCTAGAAGTTGCACAATAAATGAAAGCTCTTATTATCATTACTACTCCAAAACACGTTCCCAGAAGCCGTGAGAGTATAATTACCCGTGTGGCTCCTCTGGTGGATTGCTAAAAAGTGATTGTACTTGAAGACTTTGCCACAGTCTTTACAACGGGCCTCGGGGCCAATGGGGCGCTTTCTCCTTCCACAGACCCTCTTGGCCGGACCCCCGTCTTCTTCATCCCCAACAAGCTTGTAATCTTTCAGTTTGATGGATCTCTGAATCCTCCGCTTGCTGTACCGAGTCTGGTGGTCCTGCCCGTCTTGGGTCTTAGGATCACAGTTCTCGTCTTTTCCGGCGGGcgttccctcccctctccctggctcacCGGCAGGCTCAGAGTCTTCCATTTCCTTTGCTGCAGTCTGTTCGTTCAGTGCACCGCCGCCTCCCTCTTTCACCACAGAGTTCTGTGTGTTCTGAACCGAGTTGTTCACCCTCAGCTGCATTTCTTCCTCTGCAGCCAGGTCCGATTTCCCCTCCTGCAAACTGCTGACTTTTCTCGGTCTCCCCCGTTTCCGCTTGGGCGGGTCACTTTTCTTATTGGAAATCACCACCACCGGAGCGCCAGCTGAGCTCAGCGTCGCCGGCTTTGGGGAGCTGTGGTTATTCTGAAAGTCCGTGTAAGCCTTTACCAGGTCGTGGACTTTCAAGAACTGAGCAGTGGCCAGGATTTGTTCTGTACTTTTCTCACTGGCCTGGAGATAACCCGTGTAGATAAACTCCAGCAGGACGCCAAATGTGTCCGCTACCATGCCTTCCAGCATATAGATGGACTGGCCGATCTCCCCTTCCTCAGCAAACATCATGGAGAAGTATTCGCTGCTGGCGGCCAGCAAGGCTTTGTGGGCCCGGAAATGCACGTTCTCCACGATTAAAGTGATGTCACAGAGAAAGCCCTTCTTCCTCTGGTCCTCAAAGCTGGCCAGGACGGTGTCGCTGTGAGTGCCCGAGTGCACAACGAGCTGCCCGGGAGGCTGTGATGGTGCTTCTGCCATCTTCTTTGGAAACCGAGAAGAATTAAGCCTGAAATAAGAGAACCATGTTTAAGGAGGAGGAAGCACTAACAAGGTGAATCCCACACCAAATGAACCCACTATTCCCTGCACCCTTGTTAACGGAAACTTACTCCTTCCCATTCGTAAGTCTGTTTAAAACCTTAGCTTTGGGTTCTCATTCCTGCTGTACCACTATCTAGCTGGGCGAATACGTGTTACctctcggggggagggggggtctgtTTTCTGCTTTGCGTAAGGAAGGAATGGGGATCAATCATGCCTCAAAGTCCTTCCCAGCACTCCCGTTCCATAGCGGCACAAATGTCAGAATGAGAACTCAGTGTCTCCATTTCACATGTTGTGtgccattttgtttgtttgttttttaaatatattttatttattttccacagagaggaagagagagggatagagagttagaaacatcgatgagagagaaacatcgatcagctgcctcctgcacaccccccaccggggatgtgcccgcaaccaaggtacatgcccttgaccggaatcgaacctgggacccctcagtccgcagaccgacgctctatccactgagccaaaccggtttcggcttgtgtGCCATTTTGTTCCGtggaaacaaagatgaaaaggGCGAAGAAACCGTACATGTGCAAAGTGAATTTGGGGGGCAGTTGCCATAACGTGGGGAGACGGGGCCTCGCTTCGGAAGGGCTGCGTGGGACCCGCGGCTGGCGCCAGGCGGCGCTCGGCGCAGGGGCGGGTGGACCCTTCCAGAGTCCGGGCGCGGGAGGGGCCCCACGTCCGGGCCGAGCCCCTCGGGCTGGGCCGGGGAGCGGCTGACGAGGGAGGGGTGGGCACGGCCGCGGGTCCCGCACCCACGGACGGTGGGTCCGGGCTGGAACCTACCTCTAGGGGCGCCCGGCGAGGTGTGGATCGCGGCCGGCCAACCGGGTGGCCTGGCGGGCGCCCCCGCGCCGGGCCCTCCGTGGTCTCCAGCTCCCCGGGCCTGCGCCTCCCGGGCTTCAGCTCCGGCGCCGCCACCGCCTCCAACGCTGCCAACCCGGAAGCACCGGCGCCGGGAGCCGGCCGCGCGCCGACGGCGGACCACGTGGCCCGCGGAGACGcccccggcggggcggggcggggcggggcggggcggggcctgaggtccCGGGCGGCGCCCCCTGCAGAGCCCGGGCCGGTCACGTGTTGGCAGTGAACTGGGAGGGATGGGCAGACAAGACGTTGTCACTCCGCAGTTGTGGACGTTTTATATCTTATCAGACCGTTAGCTCCGCACCCCAGACGCCCAAGCTCACTTTGAGGTCTCGAATGTGTGACGAGTGAACGAAATCGCCTTTATATCCTcgtccttcttcccctcctttccctcgTCTTCCttcccgcccctcctcctccattaTT from the Eptesicus fuscus isolate TK198812 chromosome 10, DD_ASM_mEF_20220401, whole genome shotgun sequence genome contains:
- the ZBTB24 gene encoding zinc finger and BTB domain-containing protein 24 isoform X12, whose product is MAEAPSQPPGQLVVHSGTHSDTVLASFEDQRKKGFLCDITLIVENVHFRAHKALLAASSEYFSMMFAEEGEIGQSIYMLEGMVADTFGVLLEFIYTGYLQASEKSTEQILATAQFLKVHDLVKAYTDFQNNHSSPKPATLSSAGAPVVVISNKKSDPPKRKRGRPRKVSSLQEGKSDLAAEEEMQLRVNNSVQNTQNSVVKEGGGGALNEQTAAKEMEDSEPAGEPGRGEGTPAGKDENCDPKTQDGQDHQTRYSKRRIQRSIKLKDYKLVGDEEDGGPAKRVCGRRKRPIGPEARCKDCGKVFKYNHFLAIHQRSHTGERPFKCNECGKGFTQKHSLQVHSRIHTGERPYTCTVCSKALTTKHSLLEHMSLHSGQKSFTCDQCGKYFSQKRQLKSHYRVHTERIQFHLQHKHLPC
- the ZBTB24 gene encoding zinc finger and BTB domain-containing protein 24 isoform X13, with amino-acid sequence MAEAPSQPPGQLVVHSGTHSDTVLASFEDQRKKGFLCDITLIVENVHFRAHKALLAASSEYFSMMFAEEGEIGQSIYMLEGMVADTFGVLLEFIYTGYLQASEKSTEQILATAQFLKVHDLVKAYTDFQNNHSSPKPATLSSAGAPVVVISNKKSDPPKRKRGRPRKVSSLQEGKSDLAAEEEMQLRVNNSVQNTQNSVVKEGGGGALNEQTAAKEMEDSEPAGEPGRGEGTPAGKDENCDPKTQDGQDHQTRYSKRRIQRSIKLKDYKLVGDEEDGGPAKRVCGRRKRPIGPEARCKDCGKVFKYNHFLAIHQRSHTGERPFKCNECGKGFTQKHSLQVHSRIHTGERPYTCTVCSKALTTKHSLLEHMSLHSGQKSFTCDQCGKYFSQKRQLKSHYRVHTGTIK
- the ZBTB24 gene encoding zinc finger and BTB domain-containing protein 24 isoform X11, which produces MAEAPSQPPGQLVVHSGTHSDTVLASFEDQRKKGFLCDITLIVENVHFRAHKALLAASSEYFSMMFAEEGEIGQSIYMLEGMVADTFGVLLEFIYTGYLQASEKSTEQILATAQFLKVHDLVKAYTDFQNNHSSPKPATLSSAGAPVVVISNKKSDPPKRKRGRPRKVSSLQEGKSDLAAEEEMQLRVNNSVQNTQNSVVKEGGGGALNEQTAAKEMEDSEPAGEPGRGEGTPAGKDENCDPKTQDGQDHQTRYSKRRIQRSIKLKDYKLVGDEEDGGPAKRVCGRRKRPIGPEARCKDCGKVFKYNHFLAIHQRSHTGERPFKCNECGKGFTQKHSLQVHSRIHTGERPYTCTVCSKALTTKHSLLEHMSLHSGQKSFTCDQCGKYFSQKRQLKSHYRVHTEARSRTPVAYVANPSLTPVPRGDTAFYTRAKSLSPALSVTYSLLV
- the ZBTB24 gene encoding zinc finger and BTB domain-containing protein 24 isoform X10; translation: MAEAPSQPPGQLVVHSGTHSDTVLASFEDQRKKGFLCDITLIVENVHFRAHKALLAASSEYFSMMFAEEGEIGQSIYMLEGMVADTFGVLLEFIYTGYLQASEKSTEQILATAQFLKVHDLVKAYTDFQNNHSSPKPATLSSAGAPVVVISNKKSDPPKRKRGRPRKVSSLQEGKSDLAAEEEMQLRVNNSVQNTQNSVVKEGGGGALNEQTAAKEMEDSEPAGEPGRGEGTPAGKDENCDPKTQDGQDHQTRYSKRRIQRSIKLKDYKLVGDEEDGGPAKRVCGRRKRPIGPEARCKDCGKVFKYNHFLAIHQRSHTGERPFKCNECGKGFTQKHSLQVHSRIHTGERPYTCTVCSKALTTKHSLLEHMSLHSGQKSFTCDQCGKYFSQKRQLKSHYRVHTDENTEAQTEVRGPREYNKWQNQNWGSGLRDPTMLLPPNSNYPQSSETFSWISLYI
- the ZBTB24 gene encoding zinc finger and BTB domain-containing protein 24 isoform X14, whose amino-acid sequence is MAEAPSQPPGQLVVHSGTHSDTVLASFEDQRKKGFLCDITLIVENVHFRAHKALLAASSEYFSMMFAEEGEIGQSIYMLEGMVADTFGVLLEFIYTGYLQASEKSTEQILATAQFLKVHDLVKAYTDFQNNHSSPKPATLSSAGAPVVVISNKKSDPPKRKRGRPRKVSSLQEGKSDLAAEEEMQLRVNNSVQNTQNSVVKEGGGGALNEQTAAKEMEDSEPAGEPGRGEGTPAGKDENCDPKTQDGQDHQTRYSKRRIQRSIKLKDYKLVGDEEDGGPAKRVCGRRKRPIGPEARCKDCGKVFKYNHFLAIHQRSHTGERPFKCNECGKGFTQKHSLQVHSRIHTGERPYTCTVCSKALTTKHSLLEHMSLHSEVFYL
- the ZBTB24 gene encoding zinc finger and BTB domain-containing protein 24 isoform X16 yields the protein MAEAPSQPPGQLVVHSGTHSDTVLASFEDQRKKGFLCDITLIVENVHFRAHKALLAASSEYFSMMFAEEGEIGQSIYMLEGMVADTFGVLLEFIYTGYLQASEKSTEQILATAQFLKVHDLVKAYTDFQNNHSSPKPATLSSAGAPVVVISNKKSDPPKRKRGRPRKVSSLQEGKSDLAAEEEMQLRVNNSVQNTQNSVVKEGGGGALNEQTAAKEMEDSEPAGEPGRGEGTPAGKDENCDPKTQDGQDHQTRYSKRRIQRSIKLKDYKLVGDEEDGGPAKRVCGRRKRPIGPEARCKDCGKVFKYNHFLAIHQRSHTEVFYL
- the ZBTB24 gene encoding zinc finger and BTB domain-containing protein 24 isoform X15, with the protein product MAEAPSQPPGQLVVHSGTHSDTVLASFEDQRKKGFLCDITLIVENVHFRAHKALLAASSEYFSMMFAEEGEIGQSIYMLEGMVADTFGVLLEFIYTGYLQASEKSTEQILATAQFLKVHDLVKAYTDFQNNHSSPKPATLSSAGAPVVVISNKKSDPPKRKRGRPRKVSSLQEGKSDLAAEEEMQLRVNNSVQNTQNSVVKEGGGGALNEQTAAKEMEDSEPAGEPGRGEGTPAGKDENCDPKTQDGQDHQTRYSKRRIQRSIKLKDYKLVGDEEDGGPAKRVCGRRKRPIGPEARCKDCGKVFKYNHFLAIHQRSHTACCHLTQ
- the ZBTB24 gene encoding zinc finger and BTB domain-containing protein 24 isoform X6; the protein is MAEAPSQPPGQLVVHSGTHSDTVLASFEDQRKKGFLCDITLIVENVHFRAHKALLAASSEYFSMMFAEEGEIGQSIYMLEGMVADTFGVLLEFIYTGYLQASEKSTEQILATAQFLKVHDLVKAYTDFQNNHSSPKPATLSSAGAPVVVISNKKSDPPKRKRGRPRKVSSLQEGKSDLAAEEEMQLRVNNSVQNTQNSVVKEGGGGALNEQTAAKEMEDSEPAGEPGRGEGTPAGKDENCDPKTQDGQDHQTRYSKRRIQRSIKLKDYKLVGDEEDGGPAKRVCGRRKRPIGPEARCKDCGKVFKYNHFLAIHQRSHTGERPFTCEICGKSFTAKSSLQTHIRIHRGEKPYSCGICGKSFSDSSAKRRHCILHTGKKPFSCPECNLQFARLDNLKAHLKIHSKEKHVADASSISGNNNTEEVRNILQLQPYQLSTSGEQEIQLLVTDSVHNINFMPGPSQGISIVTAESSQSMTADQAANLTLLTQQPEQLQNLILSAQQEQTEHIQNLNVIGSQMEPSQSEPVHVITLSKETLEHLHAHQEQTGELHLASAAHPAQHLQLTQESAPPPPSPRAPQPTPLSQEQS